The region CCGGTAAGGGCGGCACCGCTTCCACTTTCGCCGATTATAGTCGCTGCGGCACCGGTTACAGTCCAATGTGCAGTCGGTTTACGTTGAACGCCCAGTTCTGTCGGATACCGAAACTGTCGTTCCGCAGTCTGATAGTGGGACGAAGCACTAACCAGCACTTTCGACGCAAACCCTCCGTCAAGGGCAATTCCAGCCAGCCCCAAGGCTTCGCTGAAGGTGGAGCAGGCTCCAAAGAGACCAAAGAACGGAACCGGCACATGTCGAGCAGCTAAATTAGCGGCAATTATTTGGTTGAGCAAGTCGCCACCAAACATAAGATCAAGACCGCTGTAGGCCAAATTTATTTTGGCCAAGGCCAGATCCATAGCCCGTCGGACCATTTTTGACTCCCCTAGTTCCCAACTTTTTTCTCCATAAAGGGGATCATTGATAATTTCGTCAAAATAACTACCCAGGGGGCCCATTCCTTCTTTTCTGCCCATCACCGACGCAGAACTCAAAACAGGTAACGGCCGGCTAAACAGATAGGTTTGCTTTCCTACTTTCTTTTGCCTCAAACCTTGATTATCCCACCTTTTAGCAGCCAATGAACAAAACCTACCAGGACTGAGGTAAGAATGCCGTAGACTAATACCGGGCCGGCTACAACGAACATTC is a window of Bacillota bacterium DNA encoding:
- the spoVAD gene encoding stage V sporulation protein AD, giving the protein MRQKKVGKQTYLFSRPLPVLSSASVMGRKEGMGPLGSYFDEIINDPLYGEKSWELGESKMVRRAMDLALAKINLAYSGLDLMFGGDLLNQIIAANLAARHVPVPFFGLFGACSTFSEALGLAGIALDGGFASKVLVSASSHYQTAERQFRYPTELGVQRKPTAHWTVTGAAATIIGESGSGAALTGITVGQVIDMGVKDINDMGSAMAPAAVDTIERHFQDTGRQPDYYDVIATGDLGSLGKGLAQDMLAEAGYDIKSNYTDCGILIYDPEQDTHAGGSGCACSAAVFSSYFFPRLVHGELKRMLLVSTGALLSPTSYQQGESIPAIAHAVSIEKV